acttgaacccaggcctcctgctctagaggcagggacactaccactgtgccacagcagCCTCTTTTAAAGCTATTGCAGTCTGGGATATAAAGCGATATTCTCTCGCGCCTATCTTGTCCCTGGGATGTAGCAACACTGACTTCAGTGCCTGATGGTTGCCTCCCATTTAGGCCCAGCCTGTACTGTGTAACTGGACTGATGGCAGTGGTCCTTGTTGCTCCCCACCtcgaacacagaacatagaatattccAGCGTAAtacaggcccgttggccctcgatgttgcaccgatctgtgaaatcaatctggagctcatctcacctacactattgcattcttgtccatatgtttatccaatgaccatttaaatgcccataaaattaatgagtctactactgttgcagacagtacattccatgcccctgctactctctgagtaaagaaactacctctgacatctgtcctaaatctgtcacccctcaatttaaagctatgtcaccttGTGTTAGCCATTACCATCccaggaaaagggctctcactgtgaaccttatctaaccctctgattaccttatatgtctcaatgaagtcGCCTCTCAGCCTTCGTCTCTCTaccgaaaacagcctcaagtccctcagcctttcctcataaaaccttccctccatcccaggcaagtaaatcctagtaaatctcctctgaaccctttccaaagctcagaggagttgagagtgtggtgctggaaaagcacagcagtcaggtagcatccgaggagcaggagaatcgaactGCACtgcgctctcgactctgatctctagcatctgcagtcctcactttctccatagctcAGAGGAGCTTTGGAAAACTTTTAAAATCATTGCAGTCGAggataaggcatttgacaaggttccccatgggagactgattagcaaggttagatctcatggaatacagggagaactagccatttggatacagaactggctcaaaaggtagaagagagagggtggtggtggagggttgtttttcagactggaggcctgtgaccagtggagtgccacaaggatcggtgctgggttcattacttttcatcatttatataaatgatgtggatgtgagcataagaggtacagttagtaagtttgctgatgacactaaaattggaggtgtagtggacagcaaagaaggttacctgagcttacaacgtgatcttgatcagatgggccaatgggctgagaaatggcagatggagtttaattcagataaatgtgaggtgcagcgttttgggaaagcaaatcttagcaggacttatacacttaatggtaaggtcctagggagtgtagctgaacaaagagaccttggagtccaggttcatagctgcttgcaagtggggtcgcaggtagataggatagtgaagaacgagtttggtatgctttcctttattggtcagagtattgagtacaggagttgggaggtcatgttgtggctgtacaagacattggttaggccactgttggattattgcgtgcaattctggtctccttcctactggaaagatgttgtgaaacttgaaagagtccagaaaagatttacaaggatgttgccaNNNNNNNNNNNNNNNNNNNtggtggaggctggtacaattgcaatgtttaagaggcatttggatgggtatatgaataggaagggtttggagggatatgggccgggtgctggcaggtgggattagattgggttgggatatctggtcggcgtggacgggttggaccgaagagtctgtttccgtgctgtacatctctatgactgtatataaAGCGATATTCTCTACCTCCTATCTTGTCCTTGGGATGTAGCGACACTGACTCCCGTGCCTCCCATTTAGGAACATGGTGTACTGTGTAATTGGCCTGATGACAGTGGGCTTTGTTGCTATTCACCTCTTGGATTCTTCTTGGTTGAAAGCCAACGTTATGAATAAATTTGTCAAGAACTCCGTTCCTTCTCCAAGGAAAGTGAATGCCTCCAAAGAACTCTACCACAGACAATCGATCAACCTGACTGATGGGAACACCACTTACCACATGGACTTGAACCGCTATCGGAAGGAGTACGGCTACATGCAAGAGTACAGTTGTGACGTTAAGATTAGCCACCCTGAAATGTGCTCTGCACCGGAGAACAGCTCGTTCCTGTTAATCGCGACCAACTCTCATCCGAATTCGTTCAGTAGGAGGTTAGCGTTGAGAAGAGCCTACGCCAAGCGGCAACAAATTAAGAACTACCTGGTCGTCACGGTTTTTATGTTAGCCATGTCCCGCAATGACAAATTGATGGAGCTCATAGCTTACGAGTCCCGTTATTATGGGGACATCATTGTGTGGGATTTTGAAGAGCATCGCGCCAATTTAACCCTGAAGATAAGCTGCCTCCTGCAATGGCTGAATGAGGAGTGCACGGCGGCAGACTTTTTCGTGAAAGGTGAGTGCCTTGCGGACCGAGCAGCTGCATGAATGGATCTGTCGAAAGAGTTTCTGGTGAATTGTTGGTGACGGTGGGTTGCTGGTGATGGGTCCTGCTATTGCTTGACACAACCCAGCTGTTTAGCTAACACCtgtaaagaatttttaaaaaaattgacaatGTGGAACAAAATAAATTGGAGTAACGTAACAGGCTTGGAGACATCTGTGTAGAGACAACAGATGAATCAGACTAAATTCCAAATGTTTtactttcctcagatgctgccagagttgctgacTTTCTCcctcaatttctatttttatttaagctgcctttgtttgttttaaacaTAATTTTTACAGCAATTAAAGTCTGACCTCCTTTTCTACTGGCACAGTGCGGATGATTGGGGGTCAGTTGTGAGTTGGGTGGGATTGGGGGTGTTAGTTGTCAGGAGGTTGTGTGCACCTGGTCAGTAGGTGTGTTTGGGGATCAAGGTGCACTGGTCAGGTCAGGGATCGAGTTGGATGGTCAGGGCGGGCTAGTTATGTTCAAGGTGGAGTAATGGGCTCAGGTAGtagagtggtaaaaacaatgactgcaggtcaAGGATTTGGGGGAGTAGTTTGAATTTAGGGGGATGGTTGTGGAATCAGTGGGTTGGTTAGGTGGACTAGGTGGAAGGTCTGAGTGGgtttatttattattcatttctgtgacttgggtgtcgctggctggccagcattgatagcccatccctatttgccccttgtgaaggtggtggtgagctgccatcttgaatcNNNNNNNNNNNNNNNNNNNNNNNNNaggtgctgcctaaggatctttggtgagtttctgcagtgcatcttgtagatggtacacactgctactactgagcgtcggtgggtaAGGGAgagaggggatgtttgtggacgtggggccaatcaagcgtgggcggctttgtccctggatggtgtcgagcttcttgagtgttgttggagctgcccccatccaggggcaagtggggagtattccctcaccctcctgacttgtgccttgtagatggtgggtcaggctttggggtgtcaggaggtgaattactgaCCGCAGTACCtcttgtctctgacctgctcttgaagccactgtgtttatgtggtgagtcaagttgagtttctggtcaatggtaaccccaaggatgttgacagtaggggattcagtgatggcaatgctgtTGAATGAAAAGGGGCAGTGGTTacagtgtctcttattggtgatggttattgtctggcatttgtgtgccgTCAATGCTAATTGCCACTtatcggcccaagcctggatattgtccagatcttgttgcatttgagcatggactgcttccgtACGTGAGGAGTccggaatggtgctgaacactgtgcaatcatcggcaaacatccccacttctgacctgatgacatagggaaggtcgttgatgaagcagctgaagattggtgggcctaggacactagagtcacagagtcatagagatggacagcatggaaacagacccttcggtccaacccgtccatgctgaccagatatcccaacccaatctagtcccacctgccagcacccagcccatatccctccaaacccttcctattcatatacccatccaaatgctgttGTGGAAAAAATATGGGATCATAATTGCAGGCATTATTCCATGTGTGTTCTCAATAGACACTCtctacaattgtagcaagacctCTTTATACTTGTATTCTAATCTGCTTATAATTAAGGCTGGAATGCCAGTTGCCTTTCTAATtgcatgctgtatctgcatgctaacctttttGTCCCAGTTTGAGTGCCTCCAGTTCTCTGATCAGAAGCATTtacaagttttgcaccttttcaaaaatcctgcttttgtattcttagGACCAAAGTGAAAGTCCTCACATCATTCTCAATCGGCCACTTTATTGCCCAATCACAAAAACTATCTGTATCTGTGTAATTTCTTTGTGCCTTCTCTCAATTTGCATTCCCACTTCACTTTGTGTTGTGAGTGAGTTTGGATATATTATCATCTCCCTGTATAGTTCACGAATAAAGCTCAAGTTCCAGTGTTAAACCCTGTTTTACTACACAGTTACAAACTGCTATCTTCCTTATGCCATTTCTCCtaattctctgctttctctccgttcATGAATCCTCTGTCTGTGCTAATATATTATCCCAACGCCATGGGCAATTCTGAAGAACAGTGATATTGGACCCCACCGTTAACCATTTCCTGTTTTCACTCATTCGTGAACCGTGGACAGGccacatttattgtctgtcccgagctgcccttgaactgagtggcttgctaggccatttcagagggcagttgagagaagacgtcattgctgtgggtctggtcaTGTAAGCCAGGCCAGGTGAGAATGgtacatttccttccctgaaagtcattagtgaaccagatggggttttcccaacaattgacagcaGTTTCACGGTAGAttattcaattccagatttttttttttcgaTCAGCTGTGTTGGAATTTGAGCCTGGTTCCCAGAGCATTTGCCCACTTTCTGGATTGGCAGTCTAGCAATGGCGCCAGTGGGCTGACTCCTTCCCATTGCCTTTTCTCTCCATTGTAGCTGCCCGACCAGCTGAACTTCTCCACCATTTAGCGAATCAATCTGACGAGGTCGTTGtggtgaacaaggaaatggcagagaagttaaACAGATACTTCGCATCAGTCTTTAGGGTGGAAGATACTTTTTGTGCCTCCCATTAACATTAAAGACTCCAGGAGGAGGAATTAAATATTACCACTGGAGAAGTAGTTTTAGGCAAAATAAAAAGGCTAATGACACAAATCTCTTGCCTCTGTTACCTTGCACCCAAGCATCCTAAAataagtagctacagagatagtgaatgaATTGGGTCTAATTTTCTACAAAAACTTGGACTCTGGAGCAGTGCTGgcggattggaaaactgccaatatgTCACACCTATAAGTCAGTTGGTATCTATTGTTGAACAGATATATGTAAACTATGGAGGAAgtaatttgagctatagggagaggttgaacaggctggggctgtttttcttggagaggTGGTATGTTGTATTTGACAAAGTACCTTACCAATGGTTAAGTCATGAAATAAACGTTTGTGGTGTTGGAGGTGGTatattggagcatcagaggctgaggcatgaccttatagaggtttctgaaattatgaggggcatggatagggtaagtaggcaaagtctttttcctggggtcgaggagttcagaactagagggcataggtttagggtgagaggggaaagatataaaagagacctaaggggcaactttttcacacagagggtggtgcgtgtatggaatgagctgccagaggaagtgatggaggctgatccaattgcaacatttaaaaggcatctggatgtgtatatgaatgggaagggtttggagggagatgggccgggtcctggcaggtgggattagattgggttgggatatctggtcggcatggacaggttggactgaagggtctgtttccgtgctgtacatctctatgactcttaagtaatTTGAGAAATCATGatctgatcaagcagagtcaacatgacttttaattagattctctacagtatagaaacaggcccttcagcccaacaagtccacaccgaccctccgaagagtgacccacccaaatccactcccctaccctatattcacccctgactaatgcacctaacactatgggcaatttagcatagccaattcacctgacctgcacatctttggattgtgggaggaaaccagagcacccagacgaaatccacacagactcggggagaatgtgcaaactccgcacagtcagtcgcccaaggctggaatcgaacccgggtccctggtgctgtgaggcagcaatgctaaccactgagccaccgtgccaccttcatGAAAGGGAACTTGTATCTGAGTTCTTTGCaaaagtctcaaccagagtggatagaggggaggCATGTTGTATTTGACAAAGTACcttacaaaaggttaagtcataaaatAAACGTTTGTGGTGTTGGAGGTGGTATATTGacatagagaattggctgatggGCAGGAAACAACTTGTTGGGACGAGGTGTTCTTATTCAGCTTGGCAACATGAAGGCCAGTAGGGTTtcactgggatcagtgctgggactggaACATTTTACAcgatatattaatgacttaaagGAAGCAAATGTAGTGTAGCCAGAATTGAAAGGCCACAGAAAGAGCTAGgttagtacatagaacatagaacataggacaatgcagcacagaacaggcccttcggcccacgatgttgtgccgaacatttgtcctagcttaagcacccatccatgtacctatccaattgccgcttaaaggtcaccaaagattctgactctgccactcccacaggcagcgcattccatgccctcagcactctctgggtaaagaacctacccctgacatcacccctataccttccacccttcaccttaaatttatgtcccctagtagcactctgttgtacccagggaaaaagtctctgactgtctactctatctatttccctgatcatcttataaacctctatcaagtcacccctcatccttcgccgttccaatgagaaaaaggcctagcactctcaacctatcctcgtacgacctattctccattccaggcaacatcctggtaaatcttctctgcaccctctccaaagcttccacatctttcctaaagtgaggctaccagaactgcacacagtataccaaatgtggcctaaccaaagtcctgtacaattgcaacatcacttcatgactcttgaattcaatccctctgctaatgaacgctaatacaccataggccttcttacaagctctatccacctgagtggcaacttttaaagatctatgtacatagaccccaagattcctctgttcctccaccttactaagaacactaccgttaaccctgtattccgcattcttatttgtctttccaaaatggacaacctcacacttggcagggttgaactccatctgccactcctcagcccagctctgcatcatatctaagtccctttgcagccgacaacagccctcctcactatccacaactccaccaatattcgtatcatctgcaaatttactgacccacccttcaactccctcttccaagtcattaataaaaattacaaacagcagaggacccagaactgatccctgcggaactccacttgtaactgggctccagactgaatatttaccatctaccaccactctctgacttcgaccggttagccagttttctatccaattggccaaactTGCCTCTATcgcatgcctcctgactttccgcatNNNNNNNNNNNNNNNNNNNNNNNNNNNNNNNNNNNNNNNNNNNNNNNNNNNNNNNNNNNNNNNNNNNNNNNNNNNNNNNNNNNNNNNNNNNNNNNNNNNNNNNNNNNNNNNNNNNNNNNNNNNNNNNNNNNNNNNNNNNNNNNNNNNNNNNNNNNNNNNNNNNNNNNNNNNNNNNNNNNNNNNNNNNNNNNNNNNNNNNNNNNNNNNNNNNNNNNNNNNNNNNNNNNNNNNNNNNNNNNNNNNNNNNNNNNNNNNNNNNNNNNNNNNNNNNNNNNNNNNNNNNNNNNNNNNNNNNNNNNNNNNNNNNNNNNNNNNNNNNNNNNNNNNNNNNNNNNNNNNNNNNNNNNNNNNNNNNNNNNNNNNNNNNNNNNNNNNNNNNNNNNNNNNNNNNNNNNNNNNNNNNNNNNNNNNNNNNNNNNNNNNNNNNNNNNNNNNNNNNNNNNNNNNNNNNNNNNNNNNNNNNNNNNNNNNNNNNNNNNNNNNNNNNNNNNNNNNNNNNNNNNNNNNNNNNNNNNNNNNNNNNNNNNNNNNNNNNNNNNNNNNNNNNNNNNNNNNNNNNNNNNNNNNNNNNNNNNNNNNNNNNNNNNNNNNNNNNNNNNNNNNNNNNNNNNNNNNNNNNNNNNNNNNNNNNNNNNNNNNNNNNNNNNNNNNNNNNNNNNNNNNNNNNNNNNNNNNNNNNNNNNNNNNNNNNNNNNNNNNNNNNNNNNNNNNNNNNNNNNNNNNNNNNNNNNNNNNNNNNNNNNNNNNNNNNNNNNNNNNNNNNNNNNNNNNNNNNNNNNNNNNNNNNNNNNNNNNNNNNNNNNNNNNNNNNNNNNNNNNNNNNNNNNNNNNNNNNNNNNNNNNNNNNNNNNNNNNNNNNNNNNNNNNNNNNNNNNNNNNNNNNNNNNNNNNNNNNNNNNNNNNNNNNNNNNNNNNNNNNNNNNNNNNNNNNNNNNNNNNNNNNNNNNNNNNNNNNNNNNNNNNNNNNNNNNNNNNNNNNNNNNNNNNNNNNNNNNNNNNNNNNNNNNNNNNNNNNNNNNNNNNNNNNNNNNNNNNNNNNNNNNNNNNNNNNNNNNNNNNNNNNNNNNNNNNNNNNNNNNNNNNNNNNNNNNNNNNNNNNNNNNNNNNNNNNNNNNNNNNNNNNNNNNNNNNNNNNNNNNNNNNNNNNNNNNNNNNNNNNNNNNNNNNNNNNNNNNNNNNNNNNNNNNNNNNNNNNNNNNNNNNNNNNNNNNNNNNNNNNNNNNNNNNNNNNNNNNNNNNNNNNNNNNNNNNNNNNNNNNNNNNNNNNNNNNNNNNNNNNNNNNNNNNNNNNNNNNNNNNNNNNNNNNNNNNNNNNNNNNNNNNNNNNNNNNNNNNNNNNNNNNNNNNNNNNNNNNNNNNNNNNNNNNNNNNNNNNNNNNNNNNNNNNNNNNNNNNNNNNNNNNNNNNNNNNNNNNNNNNNNNNNNNNNNNNNNNNNNNNNNNNNNNNNNNNNNNNNNNNNNNNNNNNNNNNNNNNNNNNNNNNNNNNNNNNNNNNNNNNNNNNNNNNNNNNNNNNNNNNNNNNNNNNNNNNNNNNNNNNNNNNNNNNNNNNNNNNNNNNNNNNNNNNNNNNNNNNNNNNNNNNNNNNNNNNNNNNNNNNNNNNNNNNNNNNNNNNNNNNNNNNNNNNNNNNNNNNNNNNNNNNNNNNNNNNNNNNNNNNNNNNNNNNNNNNNNNNNNNNNNNNNNNNNNNNNNNNNNNNNNNNNNNNNNNNNNNNNNNNNNNNNNNNNNNNNNNNNNNNNNNNNNNNNNNNNNNNNNNNNNNNNNNNNNNNNNNNNNNNNNNNNNNNNNNNNNNNNNNNNNNNNNNNNNNNNNNNNNNNNNNNNNNNNNNNNNNNNNNNNNNNNNNNNNNNNNNNNNNNNNNNNNNNNNNNNNNNNNNNNNNNNNNNNNNNNNNNNNNNNNNNNNNNNNNNNNNNNNNNNNNNNNNNNNNNNNNNNNNNNNNNNNNNNNNNNNNNNNNNNNNNNNNNNNNNNNNNNNNNNNNNNNNNNNNNNNNNNNNNNNNNNNNNNNNNNNNNNNNNNNNNNNNNNNNNNNNNNNNNNNNNNNNNNNNNNNNNNNNNNNNNNNNNNNNNNNNNNNNNNNNNNNNNNNNNNNNNNNNNNNNNNNNNNNNNNNNNNNNNNNNNNNNNNNNNNNNNNNNNNNNNNNNNNNNNNNNNNNNNNNNNNNNNNNNNNNNNNNNNNNNNNNNNNNNNNNNNNNNNNNNNNNNNNNNNNNNNNNNNNNNNNNNNNNNNNNNNNNNNNNNNNNNNNNNNNNNNNNNNNNNNNNNNNNNNNNNNNNNNNNNNNNNNNNNNNNNNNNNNNNNNNNNNNNNNNNNNNNNNNNNNNNNNNNNNNNNNNNNNNNNNNNNNNNNNNNNNNNNNNNNNNNNNtggctttgtgcgtggaaaatcatgtctcacaaacttgattgaattttttgaagaagtaacaaagaggattgatgagggcagagcagtagatgtgatctatatggacttcagtaaggcattcgacaaggttccccatgggagtctggttagcaagattagatctcatggaatacagggagaactagccatttggatacagaattggctcaaaggtagaagacagagggtgggggtgaagggttgctttcagactggaggcctgtgaccagtggagtgtcacaaggatcgatgttgggtccactacctttcatcatatatacatagaaatgatttggatgtgagcataagagtacagttagtaagtttgcagttgacaccagaataggaggtgtagtggacaacgaagagggttacctcagcttataacaggatcttgatcagatgggacaatgggctaagaagtggcagatggagtttaagttagataactgtgaggtgctgcattttgggaaagcaaatcttggcaggacttatatatttaatgctaaggtcctggggagtgttgctgaacaaagagaccttggattacaggttcatagctccttgaaagtggagtcgcaggtagataggatagtgaaggcagcatttggtatgcatacaggagttgggaggtcatgttgcagctgtacaggacattggttagaccactgttggaatattacgtgcaattctaatctccttcctattggaaggatatgtgaaacttgaaagggttcagaaaagatttacaaggatgttgccaaggagaggctgaacaggttggggctgttttccctggagcatcggaggctgaggggtgaccttatagaggtttatgaaatcatgaggagcatggagagggtaaatccagaactagagggcttaggtctagggtgagaggggaaagatataaagcagtcctacggggcaactttttcacgcagagggtggtacgtgtatggaatgagctgccagaggaaatggtggaggctggtagaattgcaacatttaaaaggcatctggatgggtatatgaataggaagggtttggagggatgtgggctgggtgctggcaggtgggactagattgggttgggatatctggtcagcatggacaggttagaccaaaggatctgtttccgtgcttttcatctctatgactctctttacagaatattgagtaattataaaaaaattaccaggagattCAGAAAATCATTCACAAACTTAAACTTTAATCTTACAAAATCAAAGCTGTGACAGCCAGAAAATGTCTTCCCTGTCTGCTCACGAAACCTTTGTTTCTCTGTAATTTATACAAACTTCGGTTTCCGGATTAAGGGCATACCCCTTGTACAGGGTGGTGCAGAGCCGGGTGTGATAGGGCATTGGCACTACCAGCGAGATCCGCCAGGTCCACCAAATCGATGGACCCCAGGCCAGCACAGGAGCAGAAAgggtcaggactggggagggggctTCAGTGACCTGCCCCAACCCGTCCTCAGCCACACCATCAGGAGAAATGACACCTTCCCCGCAGGCACCGGTATCCCCAAAGGCCACACTCACCGACTGCCCAAGGTCATGGAAAGGGGTATTGGTTCCCCTTTCAACCACCGCCCTCACATACCTCAACCCCAGAGTCCGTCTGTACCTATGGGAGCACCCTGGTACAGTGATGAACCACGCGGATTGACCCACCATTGGAACGGCAGTACGTGACGCCCTGGGTTACCGTAAAGGAGCCCTCTCCCCTTGGCTCGTTCCCCTTTCTCCGAAAAACCCGTGCATACACCTGACCCCCAGGTTTAATAGGCCCCTCCTTGTTACCAGACACTGGCTCCCTCAGTATTTCCTGTGTGGGGATAGA
Above is a window of Chiloscyllium plagiosum isolate BGI_BamShark_2017 chromosome 48, ASM401019v2, whole genome shotgun sequence DNA encoding:
- the LOC122544296 gene encoding beta-1,3-galactosyltransferase 5-like; this translates as MVYCVIGLMTVGFVAIHLLDSSWLKANVMNKFVKNSVPSPRKVNASKELYHRQSINLTDGNTTYHMDLNRYRKEYGYMQEYSCDVKISHPEMCSAPENSSFLLIATNSHPNSFSRRLALRRAYAKRQQIKNYLVVTVFMLAMSRNDKLMELIAYESRYYGDIIVWDFEEHRANLTLKISCLLQWLNEECTAADFFVKADDDEFVNPEAIVNYITTDNTSQKVISGYIYKRNMVYRFGNNKVSQYLLVNDIYPDFPAGGGYMVPRSFIPELNWKSKTLPAFPVDDVFMGFLALSSKIPLKHKKEFYMWGLKYSVQHFKDAFIVHSLSSEKIIEMWEMLHNEKQKD